In Urocitellus parryii isolate mUroPar1 chromosome 16, mUroPar1.hap1, whole genome shotgun sequence, the DNA window CCTCTCCCCGTCCCCTGCCCAGCTGGCCCTGAGGAACGCCCTACGCTACTTCCCACCCGACGTCCAGAAGCTGCTGGCCCCGGAGTTCGCCCAGGAGCTCCGTCTGTATGGGCACATCTACATGTACCGCTTCTGCCCCACCATCCAGATGAGGTGCGTGCCGATGGGCACAGACCGTCCTTCCCGTTGGATTTGAGGAGCAACagggccgggcatggtggctctGCCATCCCAGCCGccggggaggccgaggcaggaggatcgccagtggGAGGCCGGCCTCAACcacttagccaggccctgagccatgcagcgagaccctgtctctaaataaaatagcaaaaagggctggggacagggctcagggatCAAGGGTCCTGGGTGGGTTCCATCCAAAGACCGTGGGCTGGTGGTGGACGCTGCGGGTCAGCAGGAAAGGGAGCCCGGCCTGCCCACCCCGGTGACTGTACCCCGTTTGCAGGGCCTACCCGATCCAGCAGTACCCCAGTCGGACAAGAGCGGCTGCCGCCATCATGCACATGATCATGAACAACCTGGACCCCGCCGTGGCTCaggtaggggctggggacacACAGTGACCTTGTGTGCTTGGAATTTAAGTATCGACCCAGCAGACGCTGCCAGGCAAATGTCGGAGTCCCTGAACCCCCTCCCAGCTGTGACTCCATGACCTCAAGAGTCACACAAAGGATGCCTGTAATTTGGGGTAGTTTCGGGTTTCTTGGGTTTTTtgagaggctggcctccaacttgcgatcctcctgcctcggcctcccgaggagctgggattacacgcatgcCAGGGTCTTTCTTCTCCCCGTCTGCAGCCCCACGGGTTCTTCCCAGGCCTCTCTCCCACAATGCCTTGTGTTCTTTAGTATCCCCAGGAGCTGGTCACCTATGGAGGAAATGGACAAGTGTTCAGCAACTGGGCTCAGGTACGGTGGCCCTGTGGCCTCATCCCCACCCCAAACTAGAAAGAGTTTAGACCCCCGTGGCTCTGATCCCTAATGCCCAAGACTCCCACGCTGGACAGTATCTGGGGACTTTTCAGCTCTAAGAATGGGCAAGAGCCGGGCACCAGTGGCGCACACCGgtcatcccaggggcttgggaggctgaggcaggaggaccgcaagttggAGGCCGGCCTCCGCCAAAGCGAGGCCGTGAGCCACTCAAGGaggccctgtctctcaataaaatacaaaatagggctggggatggggcttggtggttaagcacccctgaattcaatcccagtaccccaaaaTCAAGAACAGGCAGCAGAAATATTTTGGAGGCCCCAGGAGTCCCTGGAGTAAAATAGAAACCTGGAGGTCAGGGCCACTGCCATGTGGCTTGGGGACCCGGCGTGGGGTAGGTACCCACGGACACTGACACTCGTATTCTTCTCCCAGTTCTGGCTGACCATGTCCTACTTGTCCAAGATGACAGAGGATCAAACGCTGGTCATGTACAGCGGACACCCTCTGGGCCTCTTCCCCAGCAGCCCCGGAGCCCCGCGGCTGGTCATCACCAACGGCATGGTGGGTTCCAGAAGAGGGGTCctggaggcagagaggagggCCCGGTGCCCCGGCCACCACGCGGGCACCGTTTCTGAGAGCTCTCTGCTGTGTCCCCTGCCCGTGGGTCCTCCAGTGTctgttccctctctctctgttccaGGTCATCCCCAACTATTCCTCCAGGAGCGAGTATGAGAAGCTCTTTGCCCTGGGAGTCACCATGTAAGTTTCAGTTTATTCCTGTGACATTTTGTCCCCCCACGAGCCAGACCTTCctctgaaaatcatttttttcccagcagttgaggaggctgagggaggaggatcgcaaggtggaggccagcctcagccaaagcgaggccctgagccactcagcgagaccctgtctctcaataaaatagaagaagggctggggacagggctcaggggttcagcacccctgggttccatccctggtaccaaaaaaaaaaaaaaaatttctgtgataACCCCGTACAGACTTGTCCCTTGTCATCATCCCCTGAATGAAACCAATGTCGTGAATCTCTCCCACCCTCTGTCCTTCCCCAGTCAACGGTGGCTCCAGGGGGACCACTGCAGGCTGCCCCTGCACCTTGACCTTCTGCCCTTGGCAGGACGTCAGGGACACTGTACCTTCCAGGAAATCTGGGTCTCGAGTGTCCTTCTGTCACCCGTCCCAGGACATCATGATCCACTCACCCTCTCGCCTCCTGGTGGTGGGTCATAAATAATGCCACGTGACCATCCTCCCCCGGTACATCGTTGTGGCTCCGGGAATGTCACTGTAGGATGATCGCTGTAGCAAATGAACTAagtggccaaggctggcctcccgcttgcgatcctcctgcctcagcctcccgagttgctgggatgacaggcgtgggctaCCAgcaactttttattattaaaggaGGATGTGGGGCTACCTCTGGGGACAGTCCCACCTGAAGCCTCCAAAAGCAGGGAAGTTGTGCCTGTCACCTGGCTCAGCCCCCCTCCCCCGCTTCTCTGTGTCGTCAGGTACGGCCAGATGACAGCTGGCAGCTACTGCTACATCGGTCCCCAGGGAATTGTCCACGGCACCGTGGTGAGCACGGAGGCACTTGTGGCCAAGGGTGGGGGGTCCCGGGAGGTGGACAGACGGGGAGTGGGCAGCGGGGACCTTACCTGTCCTCTCTGCAGCTGACGGTGCTCAATGCGGGCCGTCGGTACCTGGGCGTCCAGGACCTGGCTGGGAAGGTCTTCGTCACCTCAGGGCTGGGCGGGATGAGTGGGGCTCAGGCCAAGGCGGCCGTCATCCTGGGCTGCATCGCGGTGATCGCAGAGGTGAGCTCTCcgtcctctcccctcctcctgctcctcctgctcctcctcctcctgctcctcctcctcctcctcctgctcctcctcctccttatcctcctcctcctcctccacctgctcctgctcctcctcctccttatcctcctcctcctgctcctcttcctcctcctgctcctcctcctgctcctcctcctcctgctcctcctcctcctcctccacctgctcctgctcctcctcctccttatcctcctcctcctgctcctcctcctgctcctcctcctcctgctcctcctcctcctcctccacctgctcctgctcctcctcctccttatcctcctcctcctgctcctcctcctgctcctcctcctcctgctcctcctcctcctcctcctccttatcctcctcctcctgctcctcctcctcctcctcctcctgctcctcctcctcctcctgctcctcctcctcctgctcctcctcctcctcctgctcctcctcctcctgctcctcctcctcctcctcctcctgctcctcctcctcctcctgctcctcctcctcctgctcctcctcctcctcctgctcctcctcctcctgctcctcctcctcctcctactcctcctcctcctcctcctcctgctcctcctcctcctcctgctcctcctcctcctgctcctcctcctcctcctgctcctcctcctcctcctcctcctgctcctccacctcctcctcctccacctcctcccactcctcctcctcccactcctcctcctgctcctccacctcctcctcctccacctcctcttcctcctcccactcctcctcctgctcctccacctcctcctcctccacctcctcttcctcctccacctccttctcctcctccccctcctgctcctcctcctcctgctcctcctcctcctgctccacctcctccacctcctctcctcctcctcctccactcctcctcctgctcctcctgctccttctcctcctcctcctgatcctcctcctccttctgctcctcctcctcctcttcctccttctcctccttcacctcctcctcctccttatcctcctcctcctgctcctcctgctcctcctcctgctcctccttctccttctcctcttcctcctcccattcctcctcctcctcctgctcttccacCTCccactccttctcctcctcctgctgctcctccacctccttctcctcctcctcctcccactcctccttctcctcctcctcctcccactcctcctcctcctgctcctcctcctcctcctcccactcctcctcctcctcctcctcctcctcctcctcctcctgctccttctcctcctcctgctgctcctccacctccttctcctcctcctcctcccactcctcctcctcctgctcctcctcctcctcctcccactcctcccactcctgtcctcctcctcctcctcctcctcctcctcctgctccttctcctcctcctgctgctcctccacctccttctcctcctcctcctcccactcctcccactcctgctcctcctcctcctcctcctcctcctgctcctgctcctcctccccgctcctcccctttctcttccttcttttctctttttttttttttttttttgtaccagggacttaACCCAGGGGgcccttgacccctgagccccatccccagcccgattttgcattttatttagggacagggtctccctaagttgcttaaggcctcgctgttgctgaggctggcctccaactcacgatccttctacttcagcctcccgagccacggTGCCCGGCTGAAAccccttcttttttctccttgggCGGTCTTGGATCACACAGATGCTCTTATGCAGGAAGCAGGAGGGGACCGGTGGCTAGTGTTCCGTGATTACCGCGGGTGTGATTGTTCCCGGGGCTGTGCGGGGTCACCCTGTACAGAACCTGGGCTCTGCTGGGaagggagacaggaggaggaacAGTATGCAGGGACCTCGCTGTGTCTCCTGAGCCTGTTACAGGAGCAAGTGGTCTGCATGGGCGAGGGCACCTTCTGAGTGGAGGGGTGACGTGCTGGGGCGATTTGTCATCGAGTGGCCCTGTGTCTCATGGCGCCACCAGGTTGATAAAGCAGCTCTCTTCAAACGTCACCAGCAAGGGTGGCTAATGGAAGTGACTGACAGCTTGGACCAGTGCATCCAGAGGCTCAGGTGAGAAGCTGCAGGAGGCTGGgctgctttgggtggcctggggaccGGCCACAGTTGGCACGTCATGAGAGGGATATTTATCTATTGGCAGTACCCTGGAggggacccaggggcactctacctctaagccacatcccagccttttttatttagaggcaggatctttctaaattgctgaagctggcctcacacttgcaatcctcctgcctcagcctcccgagttgctggaatgacaggcgtgcgccataGCGCCCTCTGGAGGAAGAGGGGGTGTCTGGCTGCCAGAGGCTTCTCTCTGTCTAGCGTACAGTCAGTCTACACCCTTAGTAAAGagttgtgcacacctgtcatcccagagacgggaggctgaggcaggaggatcgccagtcggaggccagcctcaactacTTAGCTGAGGACctaagccactcagcgagaccctgtctctaaataaaacagaaaaagggctggggacggggctcaggggttcaatatatacatctatatatacACTGTCCAGGGGAGGGGTGCGAGTTTGTTGGGGGGCAGCTGTGGGCAGCTCGGTTTTGCCATCTGCTCTGCTCTGGGGTCCTTCTAGGGAAGCGAGAAAAAAGAAGGAGGTGCTCAGCCTCGGTTACCATGGCAACGTGGTGGATCTCTGGTGAGCGAGGGGCAGGCTGGGCACCCTCAGGGACTCCACAGAAATCCTCCGCACCCAATCCTGCCAGTGTCCCTCGGCCGATTAGATATTTGCAAGACGGATGGTCCCCGTCCTCTCCCAAGTCCCCGGCAGCCTTCCCACTGGTCCCCACCAGGGGACGGTGGGCTCTGCTGGCGGGGTGCATGGGTGGGAACCGGGGTGCAACTCTCTCTGGACGGCCTCCAACCCGGCCTCCAACCCCCGAGGCCGggagccacaccctccctgcgCTGACCACCCACCCCTTCCCCCAGGGAGCGCCTGGTCCATGAACTGGACACCACAGGGGAGCTGCTGGTGGACCTCGGTTCGGACCAGACATCTTGCCACAACCCCTTCAATGGCGGCTACTACCCGGTGCAGCTGGGCTTCACGGAGGCTCAGAGGCTCATGGCCTCCAACCCCGATAAGTTCAAAGGCTTGGTCCAGGAGAGGTAGGGGAggcccagggctgctgggggtggggacgCTAGACCTTCGGGCAGGGACAGCCCACTCCCTCCACCCACTTTGAAAGGCTGTCCCCTGGTTCAGCAGTGGCCAGCTGCAGGACTCTGGGCAGGACTTTAACCTCCCTGAGTCTCTGCCTCCTGTCAGCCAGATGGGGTCATGGGCTCACCTAACTCCGGGAATGCTTGGGGGACCAAAGAAAAGATTTGTGGCCCTGCGCGGTGGTGCACGTCTGGCATTCCAGCAAgctccgggaggctgaggcaggaggattgcgagttggaggccagcctcagcaaaagcaactcagcgagaccctgcctctaaataaaatagaaaaaggggctgaggacgggactcaggggttaagcaccccctgagttccattcctgggaccagaaaaaaaaatttttgcaaaatccCCACCCAATGTCCAGCTACTGTAGTGCTAATTCTGGTCCCCTAGGAGCTTGGGGACCAGGAGGTACTTGCTTGGGGGCTGTCACCTGGGCTCATGCATCGGGTGGGGGGAGGTTTGGGGGCGATGGCATCTTGCAGGTCGCGCACCCTGGAAGGACCCCCGAGGGCTCGGTGGGCGGGGCCTGGAGGGCGGGGACACGGGGTGGAGCCAAGGCCCCTCCCTTGCAGCCTGAGGAGGCACGTCTCGGCCATCAACCGGCTGGCCCAGGACAACTTCTTCTTTTGGGACTATGGCAACGCCTTCCTCCTAGAGGCTCAGCGAGCAGGTAGGCCAGAGGGGAGGGCCGGGAGGGTCCCCTCCTGCCACCGAGCCAGCGCCCCAGGAATCTCCCCTGAGCCTCTACCCGGGGACCTTTCTCCCAAAGCTGGTCCTCCCAGGCGGGCAGCtgggcctctctgggcctcagtttctccataatgatgatgatgatgatgatgatggaccaaggactgaacccaggggtccttacccacggagccccgtccccagccctttttctattttattgagagacagggtctcgctgagtggctcagggccttgctcagtggctgaggctggcctccaacttgcgatcctcctgcctcagcctcctgagctgctgggatgacaggcgtgcgcgaCTCACCTTGTTGACGTCACCATGTGGTGGCCATGTGGGTGCTCACCCCGGGGACTGGGCATTCTGTCCGTAGGAGCGGATGTGGAGAAGAAAGGGGCCAATAAGATGGAATTCCGCTATCCCTCCTATGTCCAGCACATTATGGGGTAAGTGACGGGGTGGCCACCAGTTCCAGGTATCCAGTGTCACCCCAGTCCCTTTCAGGGGCCTGGGATGTGGCGTTTGGGTCCAGCCGACCACCCTCGAGGTCATGTGCTGTGAGACCCTCACGCAGCCCCAAAGCAGCCAGGTACCGGGTCCCAGGTTTCCCACGATGACAAGGGACCAAGCCCCAAGAGACTCTGTCAGGAGCTGGTGAGGAGACAGGTGGGCACCAAGGGGCAGGACACTGAGGTCCCTTCCTGTGAGCCCCGGAGACTCTTGTCCAAGAGCCTGTCCCCTAGGTGGGCCTCTGGGGTGCTGTTGGGGACAAATGTGGGAATTCCTGGCCCTGGACAGAGGTCACCACAGGCACAGGCAGCCCCGGGCAGCCCGGTGGAGTCTTCTCCCAGGGCTGAACACCGCACGGGGTCCTCAGTCCTTGCCCTTGTCACAGACTTCTGAGGCCGGCCtccaatttgagatcctcctgcctcagcctcccgagccactgggatgacagtgTTTCCCACACTGATGGCTCCTCCGGCCAGGGCCAGGGGTGTGGCCCACGTGGGCTCCTTTCTCGGCTCACACACCTGGTGACGGGTTTTCCcgtcattttacaaagaaaacagGTGGAATTTTTTGGACCCAAATCTCTGATGGCCGTTTGAGACGAATTCTGCTTGTTCTTGTTCTGGTCGCTCTGGTTGGCATGTCCCCCCGGGGCCACACCCCTGGCCCTGGCCGGAGGAGCCATCAGTGTGGGAAACATTTGTCCCTGCAGGGACATATTTTCCCAGGGATTCGGGCCTTTCCGCTGGGTCTGCACATCTGGGGACCCCGAGGACCTAGCTGTCACGGACCAGCTAGCCACATCTGTCCTGGAGAAGGCCATTGCTGAGGGAGGTAATGTCCTGAGGGGGGGGGTGTAGGGGAGGTGGGCCCTATGTGCACACTGTCCCCTGGAGATGTCCTCCCCTGTGCGGGTCAGGATCCTCCGGGTGGAATTAACAGGAAGCCAGTGCATTGGTTAGCTTTGCAGTACTGTGACAAAAGGCCTGAGAAAATCAGCATGGTAGACAAAAAAGGTTTACCATGTCGGAGGTTCCAGGGTACGGTTGGCCCCGACTCCTGGATTTGGGGACAGAGTCAGAGCAGGCATCTGTAGCAAGCAGCCTGGACCAGGAGGGCCCAGGACTCCAGCAGGGGCGCCCTCTGCCCACGACACCCCACttcctctctgcagcaacgacgGAGTCTGTGAAACTACAATATATGGACAATGTCCGCTGGATCCGCGAGGCAGCCAAGCACCACCTGGTGAGGGCTCCCAGGGGAGGACTGGAGAGTCCTGGGGGAGGCTGAGTTGACACAGGACCACATGTGACCATGCCAGAGCCCCTGGGAGGAGCAGTGGCCACCCCCTTGCCCTAGAAAAGAGAGATGGATACAGGGACCTTAGACCAGGTGGCTGGGGTGACAGGTGGAGGAACAGGAGCCCCTTGTGAAGTATTGCCAGCAGATCAACATGGTACTGCCACCCTCAAAAATACGAAGTTCTTGGGGGGGCGGGAATCAAAAAGAGCCTATCATCcccgtggctcaggaggctgaggcaggaggatcgcaaggtggaggccagcctcagccactgagtgaggccctaagcaactcagggagactaaataaaatagaaaaagggctggggaccctgggttcaatccctttgtaccacaaaaaaaaaaaaagaaaagaaaagaaaagaaaagaaaagaaaagaaagaaagaaagaaagaaagaaagaaagaaagaaagaaagaagaaagaaaggatcgCAGGGGGAGGTTAATCCCATAATGTCACCTCCCTGGAGCTCGAGGAAGTGGGGCTCTCAGAGTCTCCAAGATCCATGGCTCACCCCTGGGCAGCTCAGACCTCACAGGGACACACGGTGGCCAGGGGCTGAGGGGAGGGTGTGTCCCAGTCTGCCACGCACCTGGAGGGCCATCTGGGGTCCCCTCAGGCCACACACCAGGGGCCTTGTCTAGGGATCAGAGGGGCCTCCAGGCTGCTGGGGACGGTGGCTTGGTGACGCCAGCGCGTCCCCAGGTCCTGCCTCTTGCTGAGGGTCTCTTGGACTCGCCCTGCAGGTGGTGGGCTCCCAGGCACGGATTCTCTACTCGGACCAGAAGGGCCGCGTGGCCATCGCTGAGGCCATTAATCAGGCCATCGCCAGCGGGAAGGTCAAGGTGAGGCCCTGCCGTCCAGGGGGTCCTCCCCCATGCCCTGCAGGCCCCACCTCCCGAGCCTTCTGGAACAGCCAGACCCTTGCCCTCTGCCTCTGGTGGCTCACCATCCTGCACCTCCCTTTGCCCCAGGCACCCGTGGTTCTGAGCCGTGACCACCACGACGTCAGTGGCACTGACAGCCCATTTAGGGAGACCTCCAACATTTACGACGGCTCTGCCTTCTGTGCAGGTGTGGACCCCGCCATATACACACTCAGCTGTCCatgcctggcctcccagaggctcgggaggctgaggcaggaggatcgcaagttggaggccagcctcagccactcagggagaatctgtctcaaaaggAGAAGGGCTGGGACGTCGCTTGGGTGGTAGcgctcctgggctcaattcccctgtaggatcaaaacaaaaaaaaaaaaaagaaaaaatctaggGCTTTGATTGATCGGGGGAACCTCATGCAAATTCAGGGCGGAAAGACCGTCCACAGGGGCGCCCTTCTGAGCATGCTCAGTTGGAGATCATGCGCCCcacacccctgagccccatccccagccctttttctattttatttgagagacagggtctccctgagtggctcagggcctcgctttggctgaggctggcctccaacgtgcgatcctcctgcctcagcctcccgagctgctgggaggaCAGGCGTGCGTCACGGCGCCTGGCTCCCCTCATCCTCTTTTAAGAGAAGGGGCGAGGCTCCTTGACTCTGGGTCTCCACAGTTAAGATGTCTCTGGGTTCTGCAGCTGGTTCTCTTCTAGCTGCGGGCTCCGGGGCTCAGGACTAGGGAGGCCTAACCTTGGAGGAGAATCGTAGGAGACTCTGGGTCTTTGTGGTGCCTCCTGCTCAGCTGGGATTCTGCCAGCACAAATCATGGCTGTTCCCGGAGCCACCGGTCCCTGGTTCCCACTGGCCCAGCTGTCACCTTGTTCTTGCATCCTGAGCCTGGCCTGCGCTCAGGCCTCCTGGACAGAGGGACGTGGGGCCTGGTGGACAGAGTGACGCATGCTGTTCTTGCTTCTGCAGACATGGCCGTGCAGAATTTCGTAGGAGATGCCTGTCGTGGAGCTACCTGGGTCGCGCTTCACAACGGAGGGGGCGTGGGCTGGTAAGGAGTGGGTCAGAGGATGGGCTGGGGGCTGCTGGGACAGCGTTATCAGGGAGAAACCTGCACAGGGGACTCCACTTCTTTGGGTCACACCTGTCACCTAGGACGTGACGGTCTGTTGTGAGTGCCCAATAAGAACAGCAGCCCCCCTTCCCAGGTCAGCATCTAGGGGTCTTCCTGTGTCCTCTGAGAGCCTCGCTTGAAAGCATGACGTGCCAAAGCCAGATGTGGTGTgcacacgcctgtcatctcagcagcttggaggctgaggcaggaggatggcaagttggaggccagcctcagccgcTTAGCAAGgcccctcagcaactcagcgagaccctgtctctaaataaaatacaaaataggctggggacggggctcaggggttcagcgcctctgggttcaatcccttgcttaggacctccctaagtggctgaggctggcctccaacttgccatcctcctgcctcagcctcctgagccgctgggatagCAGGTGCCTGGTAGAAGGAACGTAGCCTCGAGGTGCAGCGAGGTTGATGAACTGCGCCTGCGCGTAGTTGCGGGGTGGGGGAGCATCTGGGGTCAGCCTCGCCCCAGTCCTACCTCCAGCGGGATTTGCACCTGCTCTGAGCAGCAGGGGGCGCTGTGGCTTCAGGGCCCAGAGCAGCCGCCCAGGCTCAGCTCCCGGGCCACCTCTGAATTGCCTCGGAGCCTGATTTGGCGGGATCAAGCCATCCCTGATCTTCCTGGGCTGAGTCCTGAAAAAACTGGAGTTTCCCTGAGCATTGCAGAGGGCTGGTTGGCCGCCTGCCCAGGGAGGATGGAATTCTGAGCTGTGCCACGTCAGGTGGCTTTAGATAATGGAAAATAGGACCTGAGCTCAGGTCCCCTCAGCACATGGGCTGCAGAGCCTCGGGAGCCCCAAAAGAGCTGCCTCCTCCCTGGGAGACTGACCTCGCAGTCCTGGGTTTGCCAGGCTGAGTCTGCAGGGGATGAGGTCGAGCCGGAAGGAGAGGGGCTGCCTCCCAACTGGGTGGCCCTGCTGACTTCAAGCAGGAGGTGACACCAAGTGAGCCattgtcatcccagtggcttgggaggctgagataggaggatagcaagttggaggccagcctcagcccacttaacaaggccctgagcagctcagtgagaccctgtctctaaataaaagagaaaaagggctCAGGGGGGAAGCATGTCACTGGAGATGACCTCAGGGCCTCCTGGTCCAGCTCAGAGGCCAGGATGTGGACACTCTGCCCCCGAGCTCTGCCTCTCTGGTGCCTGGTGGCCCTCTGTCCCCTGGTCTGCATGCTCCAGAGGCCCGTGTGACACGGGTTCCCCTTACTCTGACACCAGAAGCCAGCGCTTTTGGAAACACCCGTTTCTGCCTGCTCCCTGTGTGGGCCAGGTCCAGGGAGTGACCTCAGAACCTCTTGCAGGGGAGAGGTGATCAACGGGGGCTTCGGCCTTGTGCTGGATGGGACCCCAGAGGCCGAGCAGAAAGCAAGAGCCATGCTCAGCTGGGACGTCTCCAATGGCGTGAGTACCCCCCGGACCCCCGGCTCCTCTTCTACCCCATCTGAGGTCTCGCCTCCGCAGCAGATTCAGACTGCAGATCGGGGCCAGAGTTCTCCAGCACTCAGGGGCTCCTCCCGCCCTCCCTGGCCACTCCAGACcttttctagaaccttctttgcAGTCTCTGACACGGATCTCACCTGTTCAGTGCAGCCTGTCTCTGAGGTGCCCCAGAAATCCCAGCCCTTCCTAGGGGCAGAGCCACCCCCAGTGCTGAAAGGTCtcacttggggctggggagggacctCACTCAACCATGTAGCTGCATTTGTTTTGGTCCCAGGGATgaagcccaggggtgcttcacccctgagcccctgtccccagcccttttttgtatttcattagagacagggtctcactgagtttgctgagggcctcgctcagtggctgaggctggcctccacttgagatcctcctgcctcagcctcctgagccgctgggaggACAGGCGTGCGTCACTGTGCCCGTCTTGGAGGGTCTCATTCTTGGGAGGTCCTGACTCGAGCTTGGCCCTGGGGTTGATCCAGGGTGACCCACCTTGGCTGAGATACAGCTGTGGGGCGGGAGGGGCTGGATTCCTTCCAGGACCATCACAGGGGACCCAGGGGACAGACAGGAAGCAGCTCAGAGGAGACCCGGGCTGTGAGCACAGCCTCCGGCAGCTCAGAGTCCGGTGGTGGGACCATGGTTGACTGAGACCTCCCAGGTGGAGTGAGGTCACTTCTAAGAGATGGAGGAGGTGGCTCTGTTTCAGAAGAGGGCAAATCCCTGAAATGGCCCTCGGCAGAGGGgaggaggcggggggggggggggggggggatccgGCAGATGGGAAAGAGGCTGGTCCTGCACATGGCACCCAGGTCCCCGGGGGTGGCCTTCGGGAGCCATAGTTCCNNNNNNNNNNNNNNNNNNNNNNNNNNNNNNNNNNNNNNNNNNNNNNNNNNNNNNNNNNNNNNNNNNNNNNNNNNNNNNNNNNNNNNNNNNNNNNNNNNNNNNNNNNNNNNNNNNNNNNNNNNNNNNNNNNNNNNNNNNNNNN includes these proteins:
- the Uroc1 gene encoding urocanate hydratase isoform X1, producing MSSLQALCSGLPLRPLPENRGRWPGVPHAPVRTPGLSPAEEQLALRNALRYFPPDVQKLLAPEFAQELRLYGHIYMYRFCPTIQMRAYPIQQYPSRTRAAAAIMHMIMNNLDPAVAQYPQELVTYGGNGQVFSNWAQFWLTMSYLSKMTEDQTLVMYSGHPLGLFPSSPGAPRLVITNGMVIPNYSSRSEYEKLFALGVTMYGQMTAGSYCYIGPQGIVHGTVLTVLNAGRRYLGVQDLAGKVFVTSGLGGMSGAQAKAAVILGCIAVIAEVDKAALFKRHQQGWLMEVTDSLDQCIQRLREARKKKEVLSLGYHGNVVDLWERLVHELDTTGELLVDLGSDQTSCHNPFNGGYYPVQLGFTEAQRLMASNPDKFKGLVQESLRRHVSAINRLAQDNFFFWDYGNAFLLEAQRAGADVEKKGANKMEFRYPSYVQHIMGDIFSQGFGPFRWVCTSGDPEDLAVTDQLATSVLEKAIAEGATTESVKLQYMDNVRWIREAAKHHLVVGSQARILYSDQKGRVAIAEAINQAIASGKVKAPVVLSRDHHDVSGTDSPFRETSNIYDGSAFCADMAVQNFVGDACRGATWVALHNGGGVGWGEVINGGFGLVLDGTPEAEQKARAMLSWDVSNGVSTPRTPGSSSTPSEVSPPQQIQTADRGQSSPALRGSSRPPWPLQTFSRTFFAVSDTDLTCSVQPVSEVPQKSQPFLGAEPPPVLKGLTWGWGGTSLNHVAAFVLVPGMKPRGASPLSPCPQPFFVFH
- the Uroc1 gene encoding urocanate hydratase isoform X2, producing MSSLQALCSGLPLRPLPENRGRWPGVPHAPVRTPGLSPAEEQLALRNALRYFPPDVQKLLAPEFAQELRLYGHIYMYRFCPTIQMRAYPIQQYPSRTRAAAAIMHMIMNNLDPAVAQYPQELVTYGGNGQVFSNWAQFWLTMSYLSKMTEDQTLVMYSGHPLGLFPSSPGAPRLVITNGMVIPNYSSRSEYEKLFALGVTMYGQMTAGSYCYIGPQGIVHGTVLTVLNAGRRYLGVQDLAGKVFVTSGLGGMSGAQAKAAVILGCIAVIAEVDKAALFKRHQQGWLMEVTDSLDQCIQRLREARKKKEVLSLGYHGNVVDLWERLVHELDTTGELLVDLGSDQTSCHNPFNGGYYPVQLGFTEAQRLMASNPDKFKGLVQESLRRHVSAINRLAQDNFFFWDYGNAFLLEAQRAGADVEKKGANKMEFRYPSYVQHIMGDIFSQGFGPFRWVCTSGDPEDLAVTDQLATSVLEKAIAEGATTESVKLQYMDNVRWIREAAKHHLVVGSQARILYSDQKGRVAIAEAINQAIASGKVKAPVVLSRDHHDVSGTDSPFRETSNIYDGSAFCADMAVQNFVGDACRGATWVALHNGGGVGWGEVINGGFGLVLDGTPEAEQKARAMLSWDVSNGGLDSFQDHHRGPRGQTGSSSEETRAVSTASGSSESGGGTMVD